CGCGGGAGGTACCGGAGAAGTCGGTAGCCATTGAGGGTGAGACTGCTGTGGTGCCGAAGGTGGATGTGAGATCGCAAAAGCTGCAGGTGATTCTAGAGAAGCCCCTGGTGGATGGGCAAAACCATGTCGGGACTTTGCTTGAGATTTGTCAGTTGATGGGGTGGCCGTCGCCGTCGTTTGTTTTCGAGGAGCGATCAGGTGGGTTCTACTGCCGGTGTACTGCTGAGTACTTCGGGGAGGTTGTTGTGGGGGATGCGATCGCACAGCGGAAGAAGTTGGCGAAGCAGCGAGCGGCGTTGGATATTTTGAAAACATTGATTTAGATGAGGATCCACAGCAGTTCGCTAGAAGAATGATTCATGCATTCACCACATTTTTCTCTTAGACCACCTTTTTGGAACGACTACGCAATCGCCGTCTGGGAGCAGAATATGAGCTGGAACGATTAGGTTTTCTATCCAGTGTTTCCAAGGCTGCTTGAGTCTCCCGAAGATTTAGCTCAAGTAAGTGCTCGAATAATTGCAAGCCAATCTCACGGTACTGAGGCTGACGATGTAGTTGAATCACAATTGTGGTCAAGCTTTCTGCGACGAGTATTGAAGGTCTAGTAGGGTTGGTCAGTTCTTCCCCAATTCCTAAGAGGCTCTGACAAACCTCAACAACTATTTCAGGATGGGAGTTGACTAAATCCTCTTCCTCAATAATTTCAACCAAAACATTGGCAGCTTCAATAAGGATGCTCTGATTCTTGCACACTGCTTCAAGAATCTGTAACATCCCATCACACAATTGGAATATATCTCGGCTAAGGTGGAAAACACTGGCTATTGCATTCTGAACGGAAGAGTTTGCAGAACTGGCAAGGTTCGTGAGAATTTCTGCAGCCATCGCTCGACAACGTGGTTGCCCCCATAGATGACTTGCTGCATGAGCAAGTCCACAAAGAACGGCCTCGTCACCCAAAGATCGAAGATGATTGCGGATGCGGCCCAACGACCATTCATCCTGGTATTGAAAATATTGAAGTACCAGTAACTCACCATAGGCTTGGTGAGAAAATTCAGAACTATTGGTTTGAAGCATCTCTAACCATCCATGGACAGTTTCCTTTGGCTCAAACAATCCTATTGTTCGAGATATCGGAAAAAGTGCCGAGAAAAAGTTAAGAGTCTCCGGGCAGTTTCGAATCACCAAATCGAAGAGTTCTGTGGCCTCAGAACGATCTTCATTTAACAGAATTGGCATATGCCTCAATACTTCTACCCATATTGCAGGATGATGCTCTACACCCACCTGAGATCTGATGAATTTAGCCCAACAGAGTAGATTTGGTGGATCCTGTTTGATAAAACCTTGAGCAATTGCCCTAACGATAATACATCGTCCTCCAGATAAAGCATCGTGACCGCCAAACCCAAAAAGAATAGGTGTTTTACGGTTTGAATAACTCTCTGCCTTACTACGGTGATGTCCAAGTTCGGGTCTAGTTTGCTTAGGCAACCAATCTAGTAGTAGAGCTTGAATCGAGTCAGGTAGTCCTTTGTTACGACCTGCTATATTGCTTAATGCACGAGCTGCGTTTTCGCAAAGAGACTCTGATCTAAATCCCCTAATACTTATGGCCTCAACAATTTGAACTAGCTGTTCTGCGGGATAGTCAATCTCTGAGAGGCTAATCAATGAAGCTGCAACATAGCTTTCATGACGTTGTGGATGCAGTTGAGGCAGAAGCCGCAGGAAGCGTTCGGGATCATTTTTTATAAGATTGCCAAAAGCTTGTGATTGCTGATTTGCTCCACCAGATCTTGAGTTACTTAGATGCCTATTACGCATCGAGCGTTCCCCTCTGGTTCCGTCATGTAACTCATCAAATAGCCTCAGCAGATGCTGGTCACTGGCATGCTTCATTTCCTCACTGGTGACTCTTGGGCCAATCAATGGGTCTTCGCACATAAATGGAGTTCGATCTTCTTCTATCACCCAAGGAAAAGCACGAATCTCTTCATCTATCAGTCTTTTCCCTGTCAAACTTAAGCAATCATCTGGAAAAGCGAGTAAAAGTTGGAGACGGTGTTGACGATTATATTTCAGGAAGCCAAGCCGCTTACCGGCACTGAATGTATCGATAGGGCTGCAATAATTAAATTTACGAATAGCATTTTCAATCTTTTCTCTATCCTCAGGGTCTAAATGAGGACAGACAGAAGAAATGAGACGCTTGGTCTCAAAGTGACACCCTTCAATACCATCTCCAAGACATAAGCGTCTTTTATCGCCAAGGAGATAGGCTAATATCGTCTGTGGAACTTGTTCTGCTATTTTCTCTAAACCACGCGCAAATAGTCTATGTACCAATAACAGATCAGATTCCTGATTGTCCTCAAGAAATTTAAAAAACTGCTCTCTATTATTAACGGCTAAATCAGTTATGGCAACCAGGATTGCCTCAACAACTTCTCCATGATAATGATCTAAGCCCATGGAATGATCATTGCGATAGCTGGTATCACTACCACTATTCTCTATGGAAATTTTCTCGATAACATCAATGACCCATGGCCAAATAGTATACAGAAACGCTTCGGAATTAACCTGAGCAAATTTTTCAATTTCATATAGGTCACCCTTGCTCTCAAGCAACCGTCTTACATTTTCCACAAATGAATAATTATATTCCTCAACCTCGCTCGTCTCGAACGGTGGTTCTGGAACCTGTATCTGACTAGTCTCAATTGCCTTGGCTAAAAGGAAGTCCAGGTGGGCAAGAATGACCCTCGGAGCATCATGGGGAAGAGCTTCATCAATTTTTTCAGCAATCCCTGAAACTTCATGCCACTCAATTTTGGAACGGCGAATAATTTGCTCTGCGAATCTAACTCTTTGAGGTGTCCAATGATCGATATTCCATAGCACTCGAATGCTTAAGAAGTCATAGGTCTGATTATGTAACCAATAACTTTCTAAAAGCTGCCATACTTCCTCAGGTGCAAAACTAGCTGCCACGTACAGAAGTGGCCGACAGTATACCGCCTGCTCAGCGGTTTTCGCTAACCACTGTGTAAACTCTGGGCTACTGCGTAAGTGGTTAAACCAGCCTTGACTACCTACCGTCACCTTCAGAACTTTAATCCCTTCTGCTTCTGAGTTGAGGAGAGGGATAAGTAATCTCGCCTCGACTGAATCAGGATTAGTCTGCGCTCCCATAAATTCCAACAGAAGACTACGTATATGAGTTCTGATCCGATATTGTTCAGCCTGCATCAGGCTAGTTAACTGTTTTTTATACTGTAGAGAATCTGTACCTCGCAGATAACTGAGACCTCTGAGCAGAATAGGGCGAACGAAGAGACCACTCTGACGTTCTAGAACGATATCTATGAGTGATTTTGTACCACGCGCAAAAGAACGTGCTAGCGCATGATCATAGTAGGTCTGATGACGGAAGCCAATATTTCCGTTCTCAGAATTGGTCGTGAGTACCCCTGCCTGTTCTAATGTTTGCCTAATTTTCGGTGAAGTATCGGAGATCGCGCTAGGTACCCATAGCACCTCCTCTTCAGTCATGCGTTCAGCCAGCTTTTCTAAAAAAGTTACACATTGCTCAGCTTCAGTTTGGTTTGTTACTCTTTTCGCCCATAGATGGTCTAGCAGTTTCTGAGAGGAGGAAAACACATCTCCAGGTTGAGCAACTTCAAGAAAAATATTTAAGTGGAGCGGATTCTGAAGTACTTCTCTTAACGGCTCCCCCATATTGTCAGGTAAATGTCCTCCTTCCTTGAGAATTGCAGCAACATCATCCCACGCAGGAAGGTTCAAAAATAATTGATCAATATAGCTAAGACGGTGCAGTTGAGAACTATAGCTGAATTCAAACTCCCGACAGGTTGCAACAATATGAACGTTCTCGCTACCAGACAATCTTTGGATCAAGGACAATAGGAGATTCAATCGCTGAGACTTGAGATCAAGAAGTTCAGATATTGCATCTAACTGATCAACTAGCAATACAACCGGCTCTTTCCCAGAAATTGCTAGCATTGCATCAATGGGGTGCAAATCAAGGTGCAAATCAAGCTGTAAGTCCTCAATCGTTTGGATAGCTCCGTTGAGTTCATCAGCTTTGATTGCCAGAACAACATATCCTTGCGCGCACAATTCTTTCCCAAAGGTTGCCATTAATGCAGATTTACCCACACCAGGAGCACCTAAAACAATTGTTGTAGAAGTCGTACTACTCTTAATACGTCCCAACAAGTTAACTAGTTCAGGACGAGAAATATGCCTTTGATTATTTAGGGTCTGACGAACCGAGAGTAGTCCTTTAGAAGCTAACAACAGATTCTGCTTAATCTGACCGTACTGATCAGCACTTATTTCGGAAGATACACCTGTATCTATTGCTTCTCCAATAGCCTGTAGAGCTTCCCGAGTTCGTTCATCTCCTGCACTAAATTTCTGTATTAGTTTTTTAATGTCCTCCATCGACTGTCCATATTGTTGCATTTCTATCTGAAAATTAGATATCGAAGCTAGAATAAAACTAGCAAATGCCTTACCATCTTTTGTAAAGTCCTCAGCTAATACGGTTCTAAAGGCCAGCGGGAAAAATTGCTGTACTTCGTCAGCTAGAGACTGCATATCATTCTGAGTCAAATGATATAGTTGCCGAGAGAATAGTCCCATTCCTTCTGTTGGCGATGTCCTCCCTTCAAGTCCCTTTAAGATTAAGCACCACTCTGATTGAGATAGGAATATCTCATTGTCAGCATTCAGACGAATGACTTTATTCCTGCCTGCCACTATGCAATTTTGTGGTGCTAAGACTTCTAGCCACTGATGTGATGCAATCTTTGACATTGCAACAAGCTTTGCTTTGATTGGACTAAATTCTCTTTGTTTAGAGATGGATGTCAGTGTTGCTGCTAGGGCTTTACCAATGCACTTTATCAACGCATTCGTTTCTAGAGCATCATGCCGCGATAATCGTTCCGAAATATCACTCCAGACATGCTCCCAATTGCTAGCGACTAAGCTCCCTGCAACCCCGGAAACAGCAGCCCCTGCCACTCCTGCAGGTAAGCATGATGCTGTAACCAATAATCCGCTGTATACAACCAAATTCACAAAACTAGAGCGGTCAATGTTTTCAGCTAAAGGCATTAGGATATTTCTCTAAGTTTTGTCTATTGTGTATTCTAGTAAATTGATCTTCAGGTTTTAGTTCAGTACATCAAGAACTAAGATTCTTACCTAAACTTCAGCGATCTCAACGTGCAACACCCACCACAATCCGCCCTCCATAGAAGCGATCTCCCTGCGACTCCAGCACAAAGCCCCCGAGCAGCAGTCCCAACCACAGCCTCCCATAGGAAAGTTTCAGCACTTTCTTAAGCTTCTGTAGACTCACTTTTCCTCCCGAGTTGACAAGCTGCTGTGAGATCGCATCCACCCACGCCTTCACATCCTCTTCCTCCACCACAGAAAGCACCTCCTCAGCCTCCTGCAGATCCAGCTCTTGCAGCAGCACCTCCTTTTCCACGATCGCAACCACAGACTCCACTTCATCTTTGGGAAACGTCCGCCGCGTCACGGGTTCAGGTTCAGCGATCAAATCATCCAGCTCAAACGACATCGATTGCCGCACCAGCCCCTCTAGCGCATCGAAGTCTAGAACTGGCCCCTCTTCACTATGAGCCTGCCGCCAGTCCCCCAGCAACACATCCGCCCGCCGACTGAAGACATCTGCAATCTGAAGAAACGCCTCACCCGCTGTCGCCAACTGCTGACGTTCCGGTATCTCAGTCAGCATCAGATCTAACCCCAGACACAATTGCTCCACATCCGTCTGCTCGGGATAGTCCTCAGCGATCGCAAGCTGCTGCCACAGATCTAGCTCTAACTGAACGACACTCATCAGTTTGCCTCTGGATGCAGCGGACAAGGACGGATCGGGCACTGGCTCGGATTCAACTCCACCTGAGATTCAAACCGCTCCAACAGGCATTCTTCGAGCTGCCCGGAAAAGCTATCGAGGATATCCCGCGAATACTGCTTTGCTTGAGAACCCGTCCACCCCAGACAATGCACAGGTTCAACTTTTGCCACTTGCTTCCCGCCCACCCATAGCTCTGCCGCGATCGCATGGAGGGGCGCATCCTTCCGCTCTCGATAGAGATGCAAAATAGCGGCAGGGGTCTGAGGGACAGCAACCGTTACTTCTGGGATAATCTTGCCGGTTACGATCGCATACTGCTGTTTCTTCTGCTTGTTGTAGCGATCGCGGTTGCGGTAACCGTGGCGACGGACGTGGCAAGGTTGACCGACCCAACAGTCTTTCTCTTTCGCCTCCGTCACGGGCAGCTTGGCACAGCGCCTGCATTTTTCAGAGATCGCCCGAGCCATTCAAACGCACTCCAGCCGTAGAATCCAAAATCTGGACTCATCCTACCACAGCTTATTCGTCATAGTTTAGTCATAGCTAAGATATTAGCCACATATTTTATATTTGAATATTCCTCTATATCGGAACCCCCGCGAGGAAAGCAGATGGCGATCGCAAATAAGCGAGTTCCCCCAGTAACTACCGTGTACAAACAAGTCAGATCGAACATCGTTCTGATCCCCAAATCCATTGCCATACATAGGTTTTAGTAATTCCAAGGCCATTCTCAAGGAGGACTCGTTATTGAGAATTCCAAATTATTCTGCAAGGGTTTCAGGGAACCAACATTTGCTCTAAAAGGGGTAAATGAATTTCATATCGACTTGTGTGTACACGGTAGCCTTCAGCAGCTATGGCACCTCAATGAAGTCATAGGCTTGTGTTCCAGAGTAGGTTGTCTACTCTGGAACATGAGGATGTAGTGGTGATAAACCATTCCCTTAATTTTTTGTCACGCAAGAGAATTCTCTACTCATTGACCAAGTGGCTGAGAGCCTACTTGGCAACTAATCCTTATCAAATTGGCAGAACTTCTCGAAATTTAAGATAGTTTCACTTTCGTTTTATTTTTCTATGAAACCCTATAAACAAAGGGCTTCTCTGCATGGAACGGATTGTCAATGGTCGCAATACCATCCAGGAGAACCAGGGCTGTGGAGTCTTTCGCTGTCTGGTTAAGACAAGCTTCAAACGAGGTTTGTATGCATATTTTGAAGTCTCACTGTCCCCATCCGAAGTAATTCTCTAATTGCAAGTTGACAGAGTTTATCTTCAGCTCTAAGGCAAATTATCTATGTGTCTTGTTTCCCGTAAACCACTTGCAACCGCAGTTGCCTCAGGCATACTCATCGGTTGCCTTACGACTCTAGGAGTCGCGCCTTCCCTTGCAGGGGCAGGCCACAATCACGGAAATGAGTTTGAAACGGGTGGCAATACGGGCGGGCCTAAGAGCGTTGAGGTGAACGCTGACATTTCCAAGCGCATTGGCATCAAGATTGAGCCTGCTGGACAGCAGCGGATTGGTGTCGGCATTAAAGCCACAGGACAAATTGAAACCCAGCCGAATCGTCAGGCTAATGTGACGATTCCGACTCCAGGCACCGTCGTTGAACTTTTAGTGAAACCTGGAGATCGCGTCAAAAAGGGCCAGCCTGTAGCAGTGATATCTAGCCTAGAGCTACTGCAATTACGAGTTGAATCCCTCGACAGACGCACAGATGCAGAAGTCACCCTGAGAGAAGCACAGGCAAACTTGCGGCTTGCCCAGGAAAACTTAACCCGTGAGCGTCAAATTGCTGCCACTGAAATCGCTCAGGCACAAACGCAACTGGCCGAAGCCCAGGAACGCTACGACGGAGATGCCCGTTTGGTGTCTGAAGGGGCATTACCCCGTCGTCAGATGCTGACCTCCAAGACCCAACTTGCCGAAGCGAAAGCAGCGTTGAACAAAAACGAGAGTCGTCAAGCAGTTCTTAGAGCCGAAGCAGAACTAAAACGAACTTCAGCAGCAGTCGCAGGGGCCAATCAGCGTGTAGGGCTAAGTGGAACCACATATCAGACGCGGCTGAGACAACTACGAACGCCCTCCAATCAACAAGGTTTAGTGGTGGTTCAGGCTCCCATTGCAGGCACGATCGCCAAGCGGGAGGTCACTCTAGGGGCGTCCTTTGAAGATGCGGGGGGGCAACTGATGACCATTGTGAACGATGCTGAAGTCTGGGCAGCGGCCAACGTTTATGAGAAAGATCTTGATCAGTTAAGCCGAGGTCAACCCATCAGAATGCAGGTGTCTAGCCTGCC
This is a stretch of genomic DNA from Acaryochloris thomasi RCC1774. It encodes these proteins:
- a CDS encoding efflux RND transporter periplasmic adaptor subunit; the protein is MCLVSRKPLATAVASGILIGCLTTLGVAPSLAGAGHNHGNEFETGGNTGGPKSVEVNADISKRIGIKIEPAGQQRIGVGIKATGQIETQPNRQANVTIPTPGTVVELLVKPGDRVKKGQPVAVISSLELLQLRVESLDRRTDAEVTLREAQANLRLAQENLTRERQIAATEIAQAQTQLAEAQERYDGDARLVSEGALPRRQMLTSKTQLAEAKAALNKNESRQAVLRAEAELKRTSAAVAGANQRVGLSGTTYQTRLRQLRTPSNQQGLVVVQAPIAGTIAKREVTLGASFEDAGGQLMTIVNDAEVWAAANVYEKDLDQLSRGQPIRMQVSSLPGEIFNGQIVQIDPVVAGETRVVPVRASVSNPRNKLKPGMFAELEIMTGRTSTATTAIPSGGLVEVNNQSFVYVENGKGRFEPVKVELGETFGGWVAIKRGLFDGDRIVTQGAMMLYAQSLQGGSQASEDDGHDHSEDDGHDHGSEAAATPSGFSLLSTGNVPWWIVVPTGGAIAAGAYLAGRRGRSGSGEPDPDLTQTAEENGQMLRDGVPETDFVLNGEASSDAAEPSSVADEAASKQHQESA
- a CDS encoding AAA family ATPase; this translates as MPLAENIDRSSFVNLVVYSGLLVTASCLPAGVAGAAVSGVAGSLVASNWEHVWSDISERLSRHDALETNALIKCIGKALAATLTSISKQREFSPIKAKLVAMSKIASHQWLEVLAPQNCIVAGRNKVIRLNADNEIFLSQSEWCLILKGLEGRTSPTEGMGLFSRQLYHLTQNDMQSLADEVQQFFPLAFRTVLAEDFTKDGKAFASFILASISNFQIEMQQYGQSMEDIKKLIQKFSAGDERTREALQAIGEAIDTGVSSEISADQYGQIKQNLLLASKGLLSVRQTLNNQRHISRPELVNLLGRIKSSTTSTTIVLGAPGVGKSALMATFGKELCAQGYVVLAIKADELNGAIQTIEDLQLDLHLDLHPIDAMLAISGKEPVVLLVDQLDAISELLDLKSQRLNLLLSLIQRLSGSENVHIVATCREFEFSYSSQLHRLSYIDQLFLNLPAWDDVAAILKEGGHLPDNMGEPLREVLQNPLHLNIFLEVAQPGDVFSSSQKLLDHLWAKRVTNQTEAEQCVTFLEKLAERMTEEEVLWVPSAISDTSPKIRQTLEQAGVLTTNSENGNIGFRHQTYYDHALARSFARGTKSLIDIVLERQSGLFVRPILLRGLSYLRGTDSLQYKKQLTSLMQAEQYRIRTHIRSLLLEFMGAQTNPDSVEARLLIPLLNSEAEGIKVLKVTVGSQGWFNHLRSSPEFTQWLAKTAEQAVYCRPLLYVAASFAPEEVWQLLESYWLHNQTYDFLSIRVLWNIDHWTPQRVRFAEQIIRRSKIEWHEVSGIAEKIDEALPHDAPRVILAHLDFLLAKAIETSQIQVPEPPFETSEVEEYNYSFVENVRRLLESKGDLYEIEKFAQVNSEAFLYTIWPWVIDVIEKISIENSGSDTSYRNDHSMGLDHYHGEVVEAILVAITDLAVNNREQFFKFLEDNQESDLLLVHRLFARGLEKIAEQVPQTILAYLLGDKRRLCLGDGIEGCHFETKRLISSVCPHLDPEDREKIENAIRKFNYCSPIDTFSAGKRLGFLKYNRQHRLQLLLAFPDDCLSLTGKRLIDEEIRAFPWVIEEDRTPFMCEDPLIGPRVTSEEMKHASDQHLLRLFDELHDGTRGERSMRNRHLSNSRSGGANQQSQAFGNLIKNDPERFLRLLPQLHPQRHESYVAASLISLSEIDYPAEQLVQIVEAISIRGFRSESLCENAARALSNIAGRNKGLPDSIQALLLDWLPKQTRPELGHHRSKAESYSNRKTPILFGFGGHDALSGGRCIIVRAIAQGFIKQDPPNLLCWAKFIRSQVGVEHHPAIWVEVLRHMPILLNEDRSEATELFDLVIRNCPETLNFFSALFPISRTIGLFEPKETVHGWLEMLQTNSSEFSHQAYGELLVLQYFQYQDEWSLGRIRNHLRSLGDEAVLCGLAHAASHLWGQPRCRAMAAEILTNLASSANSSVQNAIASVFHLSRDIFQLCDGMLQILEAVCKNQSILIEAANVLVEIIEEEDLVNSHPEIVVEVCQSLLGIGEELTNPTRPSILVAESLTTIVIQLHRQPQYREIGLQLFEHLLELNLRETQAALETLDRKPNRSSSYSAPRRRLRSRSKKVV
- a CDS encoding putative dsRNA-binding protein; the protein is VRDAASVLSIAVIQEDSWDALKCTELSQDSSFFAWAEVYIDGERLTTVGPGCDRRKLAAKHRACWLWLCGFVRGELVGVEAREVPEKSVAIEGETAVVPKVDVRSQKLQVILEKPLVDGQNHVGTLLEICQLMGWPSPSFVFEERSGGFYCRCTAEYFGEVVVGDAIAQRKKLAKQRAALDILKTLI